From the Martelella mediterranea DSM 17316 genome, one window contains:
- a CDS encoding MFS transporter produces MKRNLLPVFALLLGTLFLFLGNGLHGLLLPLRGAAEGYSDTALGFIGTSWASGFVLGCLFAPKLIMRIGHVRAFSGFIAIICMVALMTGIFIDEYAWIALRAATGFAMAGTQMIIESWLNERVDNSSRGVVFTFYTGITLFGVVGGQLVVGFGNTNTAILFMVAGIFYCVAMLPTTMSNAASPRPLQAVRIDVKLLYRNSPVACLGVLLTGIANGAFGTLVAVFATRAGLPDAEIAFLVTGAILAGAVAQVPFGKISDMTDRRYVIAALAGCAALAAMLIFLLKPGAEVLIGLVVIYGATANVLYPITASHANDFARPEDYVKISSGLLFLFGIGTIIGPTVGGPVMSAFGPYSLFIITATAHLLILAYALLRSRLRAPVPMAEREAFMAMPDAATPVSTREGVAFRTPPREYEEESADRAPANEEAENVERG; encoded by the coding sequence ATGAAACGCAATTTACTTCCCGTTTTCGCGCTGCTTCTCGGCACATTGTTTCTCTTCCTCGGCAATGGCCTGCACGGCCTGCTGCTGCCGCTGCGCGGCGCGGCGGAGGGCTACAGCGACACGGCCCTCGGCTTTATCGGCACGTCCTGGGCGAGCGGTTTCGTGCTCGGCTGCCTGTTCGCGCCGAAGCTGATCATGCGGATCGGCCATGTGCGCGCGTTTTCGGGTTTCATCGCGATCATCTGCATGGTGGCGCTGATGACCGGCATCTTTATCGATGAATATGCCTGGATCGCGCTCCGGGCCGCGACCGGCTTTGCCATGGCCGGCACCCAGATGATCATAGAAAGCTGGCTCAACGAGCGGGTCGACAATTCCAGCCGCGGCGTGGTTTTCACCTTCTATACCGGCATCACCCTTTTCGGCGTGGTCGGCGGTCAGTTGGTGGTCGGCTTCGGCAACACCAACACCGCGATCCTGTTCATGGTGGCCGGTATTTTCTACTGCGTCGCCATGCTGCCGACAACAATGTCGAACGCGGCCTCGCCGCGGCCGCTCCAGGCGGTCAGGATCGACGTCAAGCTGCTCTACCGCAATTCGCCGGTCGCCTGTCTCGGCGTGCTGTTGACCGGCATCGCCAATGGCGCATTCGGCACGCTGGTGGCCGTGTTCGCGACGCGCGCGGGCCTGCCGGATGCGGAAATCGCCTTTCTGGTCACCGGCGCGATCCTCGCTGGCGCGGTGGCGCAGGTGCCGTTCGGCAAGATTTCGGACATGACCGACAGGCGCTATGTGATCGCCGCACTTGCCGGCTGCGCGGCGCTTGCCGCCATGCTGATATTCCTGCTCAAGCCCGGCGCGGAGGTTCTGATCGGCCTCGTGGTGATCTACGGCGCGACCGCCAACGTGCTCTACCCGATTACCGCATCGCACGCCAACGACTTCGCGCGGCCGGAAGACTATGTGAAGATCTCAAGCGGCCTGTTGTTCCTGTTCGGGATCGGCACGATCATCGGGCCGACGGTGGGCGGCCCGGTCATGTCGGCATTCGGCCCCTATTCACTGTTCATCATCACCGCCACCGCGCACCTGTTGATCCTCGCCTATGCGCTGCTGCGCTCTCGCCTGCGCGCGCCCGTGCCGATGGCCGAGCGCGAGGCCTTCATGGCGATGCCGGATGCCGCCACGCCGGTCTCCACCCGCGAGGGGGTTGCGTTCAGAACACCGCCCCGGGAGTATGAGGAGGAAAGCGCCGATCGCGCGCCAGCGAACGAGGAGGCCGAGAATGTGGAACGAGGATGA
- a CDS encoding DUF1192 domain-containing protein: MWNEDEPAPKKSDYVIGSDLEQHSVEALKGFAAALRAELERIEAAIARKGSDREAAESFFKK, encoded by the coding sequence ATGTGGAACGAGGATGAGCCCGCGCCGAAAAAGAGCGATTATGTGATCGGTTCCGATCTCGAGCAGCATTCCGTCGAGGCGCTGAAAGGCTTCGCGGCGGCGCTTCGCGCCGAGCTCGAACGCATCGAGGCGGCGATCGCGCGCAAGGGCAGCGACCGGGAAGCGGCCGAAAGTTTCTTCAAGAAATAG
- a CDS encoding DUF1465 family protein, translated as MTSSGAKPIDFAGRAASSPQFYALYAEGMKLVETTAAYLDGPGRAAAKMLSPLGAALYSTESIRLTTRLMQLASWLLLQRSLNTGEMTLDQVVQERRKLRLGDGDDRIPHGWKELPPGFRDLAAHTDRLEARIRKLDDSLMKTAAAQAPEIPENQVIAQIDLLQTAFARR; from the coding sequence ATGACCAGTTCCGGGGCCAAACCCATAGATTTTGCCGGCAGGGCCGCAAGCTCTCCGCAATTTTACGCGCTTTATGCCGAGGGCATGAAGCTCGTGGAGACGACGGCGGCCTATCTTGATGGTCCAGGTCGGGCCGCCGCGAAAATGCTGAGCCCGCTTGGCGCCGCGCTCTATTCCACGGAATCGATCCGACTGACGACCCGGCTGATGCAGCTCGCCTCCTGGCTGCTGCTGCAACGCTCGCTCAACACCGGCGAGATGACGCTGGACCAGGTGGTGCAGGAGCGTCGCAAGCTCCGGCTCGGCGATGGCGACGATCGCATCCCGCACGGCTGGAAGGAACTGCCCCCCGGCTTCCGCGACCTTGCCGCCCACACGGATCGGCTCGAAGCGCGCATCCGCAAGCTCGACGACAGCCTGATGAAGACCGCCGCCGCGCAAGCCCCGGAAATTCCGGAGAACCAGGTGATCGCCCAGATCGACCTGCTGCAGACCGCGTTCGCGCGCCGCTGA
- the rpmE gene encoding 50S ribosomal protein L31, translating to MKADIHPDYHMIKVVMTDGTEYETRSTWGKEGDVLNLDIDPTSHPAWTGGSQQLLDRGGRVSKFNKRFGGLGI from the coding sequence ATGAAGGCTGATATTCATCCCGACTATCACATGATCAAGGTCGTCATGACGGACGGCACGGAATACGAAACCCGCTCGACCTGGGGCAAGGAAGGCGATGTGCTGAACCTCGACATCGACCCGACCTCGCACCCGGCATGGACCGGCGGCTCGCAGCAGTTGCTCGACCGCGGCGGCCGCGTTTCGAAGTTCAACAAGCGCTTCGGCGGTCTCGGCATCTGA
- a CDS encoding ABC transporter transmembrane domain-containing protein, with translation MSRNEPTGGDRARALSPLAGLFPYIRAYRGLVAGALTFLLSASLVTLALPIAVRRVIDHGFSDSDAQLINNYFIVLGLMALALGISSALRYFFVMILGERVVTDLRRDVFDNVVRLSPAFFDVNQSGEIVSRLTADTVQIKSAFGATASIALRNLIMGIGALAMMVYTSPRLSVMVIAAIPIVVLPLIAAGRNVRSRSRTAQDELADATAFAGEAIGATRTLQAFTAEAMAGRRYGSAVEHAFSAARSTLKARAGLTAVAISLVFCSITAILWFGAQSVLAGTMTGGTLGQFLLYSVLAAGALGQLSEVWGELSLAAGAAERLSELLHEKREIAAPENPLPLPEPAAGAIHIENIAFRYPTGGAKAGALSGVSLNVQPGETVAVVGPSGAGKSTLFSLLLRFYDPDQGRITLDGLDLRDVDPQALRARFALVPQDVAIFAASIHDNIALGRPDASREEVRAAAIAAQADGFIARLEDGYDTMAGERGITFSGGQRQRIAIARAVLRDAPVLLLDEATSALDAESEILVQQALGTLMQGRTTLVIAHRLATVLSADRIVVMDEGRIVEEGRHETLVKKNGLYARLARLQFDVEAERRAG, from the coding sequence TTGAGCCGAAATGAACCAACCGGGGGCGACAGGGCGCGGGCGCTGAGCCCGCTCGCCGGACTTTTTCCCTATATCCGCGCCTATCGCGGCCTTGTCGCGGGCGCGCTGACGTTCCTGTTGTCGGCCTCCCTCGTCACGCTGGCGCTTCCGATCGCGGTGCGCCGCGTCATCGACCACGGCTTTTCCGATTCCGATGCCCAGTTGATCAACAACTACTTCATCGTTCTCGGCCTGATGGCGCTGGCGCTCGGGATTTCGAGCGCGCTTCGCTATTTCTTCGTGATGATTCTCGGCGAACGCGTCGTGACCGATCTGCGCCGCGATGTGTTCGACAACGTCGTGCGGCTCTCGCCCGCCTTCTTCGACGTCAACCAGTCGGGCGAGATCGTGTCGCGGCTGACGGCCGATACGGTGCAGATCAAGTCGGCTTTCGGCGCAACCGCCTCGATCGCGCTGCGCAATCTGATCATGGGGATCGGCGCGCTGGCGATGATGGTCTACACCTCGCCCCGGCTCTCGGTGATGGTGATCGCCGCGATCCCGATCGTGGTGCTGCCGCTGATTGCCGCCGGCCGCAATGTCCGCTCACGCTCGCGCACCGCCCAGGACGAACTCGCCGACGCCACCGCCTTTGCCGGCGAGGCGATCGGCGCAACCCGGACGCTGCAGGCGTTTACCGCCGAGGCGATGGCCGGCCGGCGCTACGGTTCGGCCGTCGAACATGCCTTCTCGGCCGCTCGCTCGACGCTGAAGGCGCGGGCGGGGCTGACGGCAGTCGCCATCAGCCTAGTGTTCTGCTCGATCACCGCCATCCTGTGGTTCGGGGCGCAATCGGTGCTGGCCGGCACGATGACGGGCGGCACGCTCGGCCAGTTCCTGCTCTATTCGGTGCTTGCCGCCGGCGCGCTCGGCCAGCTTTCGGAAGTCTGGGGCGAGCTGTCGCTTGCCGCCGGGGCCGCCGAACGCCTGAGCGAACTCCTGCACGAGAAGCGCGAGATCGCGGCGCCTGAAAATCCCCTGCCCCTGCCGGAGCCCGCCGCCGGCGCGATCCATATCGAAAACATCGCCTTCCGCTACCCCACCGGCGGCGCCAAGGCCGGCGCGCTTTCGGGCGTCTCGCTCAATGTTCAGCCGGGCGAGACCGTCGCCGTTGTCGGCCCTTCGGGTGCCGGCAAGAGCACGCTGTTCTCGCTGCTGCTGCGCTTCTACGACCCGGATCAAGGCCGCATCACGCTCGATGGCCTCGACCTGCGCGATGTCGATCCTCAGGCGCTGCGCGCACGGTTCGCGCTGGTGCCGCAGGATGTCGCGATCTTCGCCGCGAGCATCCACGACAATATCGCGCTGGGGCGTCCCGATGCCAGCCGCGAGGAGGTCCGCGCCGCGGCGATCGCCGCCCAGGCTGACGGCTTCATCGCCAGGCTTGAAGATGGCTACGACACCATGGCCGGCGAACGCGGCATCACCTTTTCCGGCGGCCAGCGCCAGCGCATCGCGATCGCCCGGGCGGTGCTGCGCGATGCGCCGGTGCTGCTGCTCGACGAGGCCACCTCGGCGCTCGACGCTGAAAGCGAAATCCTGGTGCAGCAGGCGCTCGGCACGCTGATGCAGGGCCGCACCACGCTGGTGATCGCCCACAGGCTCGCCACCGTGCTCTCCGCCGACAGGATCGTGGTCATGGACGAGGGCCGGATCGTCGAGGAAGGCCGGCATGAAACGCTGGTCAAGAAAAACGGCCTCTATGCCCGCCTCGCCCGCCTGCAGTTCGATGTCGAGGCCGAACGGCGCGCGGGGTAG
- a CDS encoding DMT family transporter: MSMFSAVRRPSTRLVATLLMIGGVASFTLVDTFSKTLTDRHAPVVVMFMQYGLAAVMMLPVALGRGAAGFRILGPRLLVLRALIGVVVSFLIVTSLSLLPFTVAATLLQLETLFFIPLAIVLLKERADWRRWFAVGLGLSGALLILRPGTETFQVAGLVAVAAAIALALKNVVLKQVAMSEATVPALFWMYVLMAGIAAVPAWFSWSGMSGGDFGLFVVSAALVNASNYCMLRAFSMADAVQLTPALHTALPMAVLIGLVVFGEWPTPIVWAGIALIFLATFMPSGPGKTE; encoded by the coding sequence ATGTCCATGTTCAGCGCCGTTCGGCGGCCCAGTACGCGCCTTGTCGCCACCCTTCTGATGATCGGCGGCGTCGCCTCGTTCACCCTCGTCGACACGTTTTCCAAGACGCTCACCGACCGCCACGCGCCGGTGGTGGTGATGTTCATGCAATACGGCCTGGCGGCGGTGATGATGTTGCCTGTGGCGCTCGGGCGCGGCGCGGCGGGCTTTCGCATCCTCGGGCCCCGGCTTCTGGTGCTGCGCGCTCTCATCGGCGTCGTCGTCAGCTTCCTGATCGTGACGTCACTGTCGCTGCTGCCGTTCACGGTCGCGGCGACGCTGTTGCAGCTCGAGACGCTGTTCTTCATTCCGCTGGCGATCGTGCTTCTGAAGGAACGCGCGGACTGGCGACGGTGGTTCGCGGTCGGTCTCGGGCTTAGCGGCGCTCTGCTGATCCTGCGTCCCGGCACAGAGACCTTTCAGGTCGCTGGACTTGTCGCGGTCGCTGCCGCGATTGCGCTCGCGCTCAAGAATGTCGTGCTGAAGCAGGTGGCGATGAGCGAGGCGACGGTGCCGGCGCTGTTCTGGATGTATGTGCTGATGGCCGGTATTGCCGCGGTTCCGGCCTGGTTCTCCTGGTCCGGCATGAGCGGCGGCGATTTCGGCCTGTTCGTCGTCTCGGCCGCGCTCGTCAATGCCAGCAATTACTGCATGCTGCGGGCGTTCTCCATGGCGGATGCGGTGCAACTAACGCCGGCGCTGCACACCGCGCTGCCGATGGCGGTGCTGATCGGCCTCGTTGTCTTCGGCGAATGGCCGACTCCGATTGTCTGGGCGGGAATTGCGCTGATTTTCCTCGCGACCTTCATGCCTTCGGGACCGGGAAAAACCGAATGA
- a CDS encoding CsbD family protein, translated as MSSTSDKVKGKANEVAGKARQSVGDATGNNETKSKGAAQEAKGHAQQAKGKAKEAVKKTVDKA; from the coding sequence ATGAGCAGCACCTCAGACAAGGTCAAGGGCAAGGCGAATGAAGTGGCCGGAAAGGCGCGCCAGAGTGTAGGCGACGCCACCGGCAACAACGAGACAAAGAGCAAGGGCGCCGCACAGGAAGCCAAGGGCCACGCCCAGCAGGCCAAAGGCAAGGCCAAGGAAGCGGTCAAGAAGACCGTCGACAAGGCCTGA
- a CDS encoding peptidoglycan -binding protein codes for MALARNRRSNRSVDYWPGFVDALATLLLAIMFLLTVFVIGQFILTREISGKDEVLNRLNSQIAELTQLLALEKGNTQDAEDMIASLQASLSSAEAARSRLQALLDAGAGASDSAQAQIGALSEDLEAERQLSARAQNQIALLNQQIAALRAQLAAVEEALEVSEAKDDASQARIADLGRRLNVALAQKVQELNRYRSDFFGRLRQILSDRENIRIVGDRFVFQSEVLFPSGSDELNEDGRVELGKLADALLEIVPEIPEDINWVLRVDGHTDDVPIRPGGQFADNWELSSARANAVVRYLISEGVPANRLVAAGFAEYQPIAEGNSPEARAQNRRIEFKLTER; via the coding sequence ATGGCGCTTGCCCGCAACCGCCGTTCCAATCGCAGCGTCGATTACTGGCCGGGCTTTGTCGATGCGCTCGCCACGCTGCTGCTGGCGATCATGTTCCTGCTTACCGTGTTCGTGATCGGCCAGTTCATCCTGACGCGCGAGATTTCCGGCAAGGACGAGGTGCTGAACCGGCTCAACAGCCAGATCGCGGAACTGACCCAGCTTCTTGCGCTTGAGAAGGGCAATACCCAGGACGCCGAGGACATGATCGCCTCGCTGCAGGCCTCGCTGTCATCGGCGGAGGCCGCGCGCAGCCGCCTGCAGGCGCTGCTGGATGCCGGCGCCGGCGCGAGCGACAGCGCCCAGGCGCAGATCGGCGCGCTGTCGGAGGACCTCGAGGCCGAGCGCCAGCTTTCGGCGCGCGCCCAGAACCAGATCGCGCTTCTGAACCAGCAGATCGCCGCGCTGCGCGCCCAGCTTGCCGCCGTCGAGGAGGCGCTGGAGGTTTCCGAGGCCAAGGACGATGCCTCGCAGGCGCGGATCGCCGATCTCGGACGACGGCTGAATGTCGCGCTGGCCCAGAAGGTGCAGGAACTGAACCGCTATCGCTCGGACTTCTTCGGGCGGCTGCGGCAGATCCTCTCCGATCGCGAGAATATCCGCATCGTCGGCGACCGCTTCGTGTTCCAGTCGGAAGTGCTGTTTCCGTCCGGCTCGGACGAACTCAACGAGGATGGCCGCGTCGAACTCGGCAAGCTCGCCGATGCGCTGCTTGAAATCGTTCCCGAGATTCCCGAGGACATCAACTGGGTCCTGCGCGTCGACGGCCACACCGATGACGTCCCGATCCGCCCAGGCGGTCAGTTTGCCGACAATTGGGAACTGTCATCGGCGCGCGCCAATGCCGTTGTGCGCTACCTGATTTCCGAGGGTGTTCCGGCGAACCGGCTGGTGGCCGCGGGCTTTGCCGAATATCAGCCGATCGCGGAGGGCAATTCGCCCGAAGCGCGCGCCCAGAACCGGCGCATCGAGTTCAAGCTGACGGAGCGGTAG
- a CDS encoding inositol monophosphatase family protein, which produces MARSALLNVMVQAALKAGRSLTRDFGEVQNLQVSVKGPSDFVSQADLKAEKIVHTELMRARPTYGFLGEEGGEEKGTDGQHRWIVDPLDGTTNFLHGIPQFAVSIALERSGEIVAGVIFNPALDELYVAEKGGGAFCNDRRIRVSARRKLSDAVIGCGVPHLGFGHHGKFLVELRHVMGEVAGIRRLGAASLDLAYVAAGRMDGFWEEGLNAWDMAAGLIMIREAGGFVSDMKGGQQCLETGSVIAGNEMIRIALYDQLQRRLEK; this is translated from the coding sequence ATGGCCCGTTCAGCTCTTCTCAACGTCATGGTGCAGGCTGCCCTTAAAGCCGGGCGCTCGCTGACGCGCGATTTCGGGGAGGTCCAGAACCTGCAGGTCTCCGTCAAGGGGCCGTCCGATTTCGTCAGCCAGGCAGACCTGAAGGCTGAAAAGATCGTGCATACCGAACTGATGCGGGCGCGACCGACCTACGGTTTCCTGGGCGAGGAAGGCGGCGAGGAAAAGGGCACGGACGGCCAGCACCGCTGGATCGTCGATCCGCTCGACGGCACCACCAACTTCCTGCACGGCATACCCCAGTTCGCCGTCTCGATCGCGCTTGAGCGTTCCGGCGAAATCGTGGCCGGCGTGATTTTTAACCCCGCGCTCGATGAACTGTACGTGGCGGAAAAGGGCGGCGGCGCGTTCTGCAACGACCGCCGTATCCGGGTTTCGGCGCGCCGAAAACTCTCCGACGCCGTCATCGGTTGCGGCGTTCCCCATCTCGGTTTTGGCCATCATGGCAAGTTCCTGGTCGAACTGCGCCATGTGATGGGCGAGGTCGCCGGCATTCGCCGCCTCGGCGCCGCATCGCTCGATCTCGCCTATGTCGCGGCCGGCCGCATGGACGGCTTCTGGGAGGAAGGGCTCAACGCATGGGACATGGCGGCGGGCCTGATCATGATCCGCGAGGCCGGCGGTTTCGTCTCCGACATGAAGGGCGGCCAGCAGTGCCTTGAGACCGGCAGCGTGATTGCCGGCAACGAGATGATCCGCATCGCGCTTTACGACCAGCTCCAGCGTCGCCTCGAAAAATAG
- a CDS encoding sensor domain-containing diguanylate cyclase: protein MGRLDIVGELITSLGLGALIVLGYGFVLRHVRLPRRRTYASAVVFAGGAIAAMMNAIEMQSGYVFDTRAVFVVLSPVFGGPVAGLLVSAIVAAFRIWIGGDGVAAGVVGIAMAGAIGIGFALLGPKVQRFRSLLLLGCLSNLYVLSLLMAGFERAADLFAVIGAPLIVINTVGTVLLGSALESTRRATSYLHDVEFNADRDPLTGLHNRRALSQLEFTIEREAAAGEQKDGCVILFDIDRFKAVNDRYGHPRGDEVLKQVAKTIVTRIRRSDFAVRYGGEEIAIILLATTVDNGFRVAEQIRTTIEKLEFTFEGQTFSITISAGVAGFAAGETRLAVALDYADRALYRAKNAGRNRTEVLDLSSKKAERSDDEALQGDSI, encoded by the coding sequence TTGGGGCGCCTTGATATTGTCGGTGAATTGATCACAAGCCTTGGACTCGGTGCGCTGATCGTCCTTGGCTACGGCTTTGTCCTTCGCCATGTTCGCCTTCCGCGTCGTCGGACCTATGCTAGCGCTGTCGTTTTTGCCGGCGGTGCGATCGCCGCCATGATGAATGCGATCGAAATGCAATCCGGCTACGTGTTCGACACCCGCGCCGTCTTTGTGGTTCTGTCCCCCGTTTTCGGAGGGCCGGTTGCGGGCCTGCTTGTCAGCGCTATCGTGGCGGCGTTCCGCATCTGGATTGGCGGCGACGGGGTGGCTGCGGGGGTTGTCGGGATCGCGATGGCCGGCGCGATCGGGATCGGCTTTGCTCTTCTCGGCCCCAAGGTTCAGCGTTTTCGGTCGCTTCTGCTACTCGGCTGCCTCAGCAATCTCTATGTCCTGTCATTGCTGATGGCTGGGTTCGAACGGGCCGCCGATCTGTTTGCCGTGATCGGCGCGCCGCTGATCGTGATCAACACCGTCGGCACGGTCCTGCTCGGATCGGCTCTGGAATCGACCAGACGCGCGACCTCCTATCTGCATGATGTCGAGTTCAACGCCGACCGCGATCCACTGACGGGCCTCCACAATCGGCGGGCGCTCTCCCAGCTCGAATTCACGATAGAACGGGAGGCCGCCGCCGGAGAGCAGAAGGATGGTTGCGTCATCCTGTTCGATATCGACCGCTTCAAGGCGGTCAATGACCGCTATGGCCACCCCCGCGGCGACGAGGTGCTGAAGCAGGTGGCCAAAACCATCGTCACCCGCATCCGCCGGTCCGATTTCGCCGTGCGCTACGGCGGCGAGGAGATCGCCATCATCCTGCTGGCGACAACGGTGGACAACGGCTTCCGCGTGGCCGAACAGATCCGAACCACGATCGAGAAACTGGAATTCACCTTCGAGGGGCAGACATTCTCGATCACCATCAGCGCGGGCGTCGCCGGTTTCGCGGCCGGCGAGACGCGGCTGGCGGTGGCGCTTGATTACGCCGACCGGGCGCTCTACCGCGCCAAGAATGCCGGCCGCAACCGGACCGAAGTGCTCGATTTATCATCGAAGAAGGCCGAACGCTCCGACGACGAAGCGCTTCAGGGCGATTCGATTTAG
- a CDS encoding tetratricopeptide repeat protein: MTARSVVTAAVLLALAPGLGLAATMGQFATDADLVAGDRASLYGGGRLLPPGLAPDRPAPYQFAFAAPVGDDLPGLPPEPAYDGPVDLAYGAYQRGAYEAAYEAALQQSARGDPRAETLIGELVERQLIAESRAGPALEWYRMAAESGEAFALNRYGMALLTSDEEADNEKGGVLVKQAAEAGDPLAQFNYGSLLIEQNPGKDGLKLALPWFEASAEADIADAQYALSQIYPALDDLPEEKKALWKFWLRRAADGDHDTAQLDLALALINGRGMPRDLEQGVDWLRRAALNGNPAAMSRLAYLYSQGIGVREDKETAATFYLSVRRLGLIEPDMEELVDGLDAETRTEAERRSRALAQRY; the protein is encoded by the coding sequence ATGACCGCTCGTTCCGTCGTCACTGCTGCTGTTTTGCTGGCGCTTGCGCCGGGCCTTGGTCTTGCCGCGACAATGGGGCAGTTCGCGACCGATGCGGATCTGGTCGCTGGCGACCGGGCTTCGCTTTACGGGGGCGGACGGTTGTTGCCGCCGGGGCTCGCGCCCGACAGGCCCGCGCCCTATCAGTTCGCGTTTGCCGCGCCGGTCGGCGATGACCTTCCTGGGTTGCCGCCGGAGCCTGCCTATGACGGGCCGGTCGATCTCGCCTACGGCGCCTATCAGCGCGGCGCCTATGAGGCGGCCTATGAGGCCGCGCTCCAGCAATCCGCCCGTGGCGATCCCCGCGCCGAAACCCTGATCGGCGAACTGGTGGAGCGTCAACTCATCGCCGAAAGCAGGGCCGGTCCGGCGCTGGAATGGTACCGCATGGCGGCTGAAAGCGGCGAGGCTTTCGCGCTCAACCGCTACGGCATGGCCCTTCTGACTTCGGATGAAGAGGCGGACAACGAAAAGGGTGGCGTGCTGGTGAAACAGGCCGCTGAAGCCGGCGATCCGCTTGCCCAATTCAATTACGGCAGCCTGCTGATCGAACAGAATCCCGGCAAGGATGGGCTGAAGCTAGCTTTGCCGTGGTTCGAGGCATCGGCCGAAGCCGATATCGCCGACGCGCAATATGCGCTTTCACAGATCTATCCGGCCCTGGACGATCTTCCGGAGGAGAAGAAGGCGCTCTGGAAATTCTGGCTGCGCCGCGCCGCCGATGGCGATCACGATACCGCCCAGCTCGATCTCGCGCTGGCGCTGATCAACGGCAGGGGGATGCCGCGCGATCTCGAGCAGGGCGTCGACTGGCTGCGCCGCGCCGCGCTCAACGGCAATCCGGCGGCGATGAGCAGGCTCGCCTACCTTTACAGCCAGGGCATTGGCGTGCGCGAAGACAAGGAAACGGCGGCGACCTTCTATCTCAGCGTTCGGCGGCTGGGACTGATCGAGCCGGACATGGAAGAGCTTGTCGACGGTCTCGACGCCGAGACCCGGACGGAGGCTGAACGCCGTTCGCGCGCGCTGGCGCAACGATACTAG
- a CDS encoding thiamine phosphate synthase, with protein MTVDQDRCRLVLVVPEMADTGDQEKQLSDALRGGDVASVILPQYGEDIEAFQRRAERLVPIIQDHGAAALIAGDSRVAGRAKADGIHVARGELADAMERFSPRLIVGVGGLKDRHAALEAGELNPDYVFFGMLDGDTHAAPHPKNVDLGEWWASMVEIPCIVMAGSDPAGVIDVALTFAEFVAVGKAVFDAPGGPAAMVAEINAMLDEKAPRFGD; from the coding sequence ATGACTGTGGATCAGGATCGTTGCCGGCTGGTGCTGGTGGTGCCCGAAATGGCCGATACCGGCGACCAGGAGAAGCAACTCTCCGATGCTTTGCGCGGCGGCGATGTCGCCTCCGTCATCCTGCCGCAATATGGCGAGGACATCGAGGCTTTCCAGCGCCGCGCCGAACGACTGGTGCCGATCATCCAGGATCATGGCGCGGCGGCGCTGATCGCCGGCGACAGCCGCGTTGCCGGCCGCGCGAAGGCCGATGGTATTCATGTCGCGCGCGGCGAGCTTGCCGATGCGATGGAGCGGTTCTCGCCGCGGCTGATCGTCGGCGTCGGCGGATTGAAGGATCGCCACGCGGCGCTTGAGGCCGGCGAACTCAACCCCGATTATGTCTTCTTCGGCATGCTCGATGGCGACACCCATGCGGCGCCCCATCCCAAGAACGTCGACCTCGGCGAATGGTGGGCCTCGATGGTGGAAATTCCGTGTATCGTGATGGCTGGCAGCGATCCGGCCGGCGTTATCGACGTGGCGCTGACCTTCGCGGAATTCGTCGCCGTTGGAAAGGCCGTCTTCGACGCCCCCGGCGGGCCCGCCGCCATGGTGGCCGAGATCAATGCCATGCTGGACGAAAAAGCGCCACGGTTTGGCGATTAG
- a CDS encoding sulfite exporter TauE/SafE family protein gives MLPDPIFYAAAIPAVILVGLAKGGMGGALSLLGVPILTFVVEPATAAAVMLPILIVMDIVALWTWRHYNHWPTLVMLLPGALIGTALGWYTFSTVPFELTRMLVGIATLAFAGKYFYDRWKPGEKIEKPPAPQRPAAATFWGGIAGYTSFISHSGGPPFQIYTLPLKLDPRSYTGASVRFFAIVNFVKLPPYYFLGELGAPNLTASASLLPFAVVATIAGGMIIKRMRMEVFYPLMYAMAGLAGLKLVLDGF, from the coding sequence ATGCTTCCCGATCCGATCTTTTATGCAGCGGCAATCCCCGCCGTGATACTCGTGGGCCTTGCCAAGGGCGGCATGGGCGGTGCGCTTTCGCTGCTCGGCGTGCCGATCCTCACCTTCGTGGTCGAACCGGCGACGGCAGCCGCGGTGATGCTGCCGATCCTGATCGTCATGGACATCGTGGCGCTATGGACCTGGCGCCACTATAATCACTGGCCGACGCTTGTGATGCTGCTGCCCGGCGCGCTGATCGGAACTGCGCTCGGGTGGTATACTTTCTCGACCGTGCCTTTCGAGCTGACGCGCATGCTGGTCGGGATCGCGACGCTCGCCTTTGCCGGCAAGTATTTCTACGACCGCTGGAAGCCGGGCGAGAAGATCGAAAAGCCCCCGGCCCCGCAGCGGCCTGCCGCCGCCACCTTCTGGGGCGGCATTGCCGGCTATACGAGCTTTATCTCGCATTCCGGCGGCCCGCCCTTCCAGATCTACACATTGCCGCTCAAGCTCGACCCGAGAAGCTATACCGGCGCGAGCGTTCGCTTCTTCGCCATCGTCAACTTCGTCAAGCTGCCGCCCTATTATTTCCTGGGCGAACTCGGTGCGCCCAATCTCACCGCCTCGGCAAGTCTGCTGCCCTTCGCGGTGGTTGCGACGATCGCGGGCGGCATGATCATCAAGCGCATGCGGATGGAAGTGTTCTATCCGCTGATGTACGCCATGGCGGGACTTGCCGGGCTGAAACTGGTGCTGGACGGGTTCTAG